In one Leptospiraceae bacterium genomic region, the following are encoded:
- a CDS encoding motility protein A produces MDIASIIGLGVGITVIVFGVISAGLGFGDIIDPGSILITFGGSISATVMANRMVSTTSLMKVTRKVFYEDSFDIPNLITTLVSFSEKARREGLLALEDDVNELQDEFLKKGIQLVVDGTDPELVRSIMETEMNNMAQRHASGRDWWDTLSSLSPAFGMLGTLIGLIAMLQNLGNGDASAIGQGMAIALITTFYGSFLANMIAIPIVKKLMKRSEMEMAMKQIMIEGTLSIQSGDNPRIVKEKLSSYLPPTERSALKDGD; encoded by the coding sequence ATGGATATAGCCTCAATAATCGGTTTAGGTGTTGGGATTACAGTTATTGTATTTGGTGTGATTTCGGCTGGTTTAGGATTCGGTGACATTATAGATCCCGGTTCGATACTCATTACCTTCGGAGGATCTATCAGTGCTACCGTAATGGCAAACCGTATGGTCTCCACTACTTCTTTAATGAAGGTAACCCGAAAAGTTTTTTATGAAGATTCATTTGATATTCCCAACCTCATCACGACTCTGGTTTCTTTCTCGGAAAAAGCGAGAAGGGAAGGTCTTTTAGCCCTTGAAGACGATGTAAATGAATTACAGGATGAATTTTTAAAAAAAGGAATTCAGCTTGTCGTCGACGGTACTGACCCCGAACTGGTTCGTTCCATCATGGAAACAGAAATGAACAATATGGCCCAGAGACATGCTTCCGGTAGGGACTGGTGGGATACTCTATCCAGCCTTTCTCCGGCTTTCGGGATGCTTGGAACCCTTATCGGTCTTATCGCGATGCTCCAAAACCTCGGTAACGGGGATGCATCTGCTATCGGTCAGGGTATGGCGATAGCCCTTATTACCACTTTTTACGGATCCTTTCTGGCCAACATGATAGCAATTCCCATTGTAAAAAAGCTCATGAAACGGAGTGAAATGGAAATGGCCATGAAACAAATTATGATTGAAGGAACTCTGTCCATCCAATCCGGTGATAACCCCCGTATCGTTAAAGAAAAATTATCCAGTTACCTGCCTCCTACCGAAAGGAGTGCCTTAAAAGACGGAGATTAA
- a CDS encoding P-II family nitrogen regulator, with the protein MKLIVAIIQPHKLEEVKAELSKHDVSRLTVSDVQGYGQQKGKTEVYRGHEYQVNLIRKVRLEIAVNDDFVKPTIDAILKSAKTGGGKIGDGKIFILPLEEVIRIRTGEKGSSAI; encoded by the coding sequence ATGAAGTTAATCGTAGCAATCATCCAGCCTCATAAGTTGGAAGAAGTGAAAGCGGAGTTATCCAAGCATGATGTGTCAAGATTGACAGTGAGTGATGTTCAAGGGTATGGACAACAAAAGGGAAAAACGGAAGTTTACAGAGGGCATGAATACCAGGTGAATCTGATTCGTAAGGTCAGGCTTGAGATTGCTGTAAATGATGACTTTGTAAAACCGACTATAGATGCCATCCTTAAATCTGCCAAGACAGGAGGAGGGAAAATAGGAGATGGAAAAATATTCATACTGCCTCTGGAAGAGGTAATACGTATAAGGACCGGAGAAAAAGGAAGTAGCGCAATTTAG
- the kdsB gene encoding 3-deoxy-manno-octulosonate cytidylyltransferase → MEKPRIAGIIPARFGSSRFPGKPLALIGNKTMIEWTYSRVIKSHLLDEVIVATDDKRIFDEVKRFGAQVVMTSSKHSSGTDRIIEVLQNKKDIELVVNIQGDEPGIEIELIEGVIRQKLEHRDWEMSTAACLMKEDEYGDPNRVKVVFSQTGQALYFSRSLIPSNHKSKVPVYRHLGLYCYEKEALLQYSSLPESKLEQSESLEQLRGLDHGYRIGIFVTDNAALSVDSPEDLKLLISDFKQKGLIN, encoded by the coding sequence TTGGAAAAGCCACGTATAGCAGGTATAATTCCGGCTCGATTCGGCAGCAGCCGATTCCCCGGAAAACCTTTGGCCCTAATAGGGAATAAAACCATGATTGAATGGACTTATTCCCGGGTCATAAAATCCCACCTATTAGATGAAGTTATTGTAGCTACTGATGATAAGCGCATTTTTGATGAAGTAAAACGTTTTGGAGCTCAGGTAGTAATGACTTCTTCGAAGCATTCTTCCGGTACAGATAGAATTATTGAAGTTCTACAAAACAAGAAAGATATTGAATTAGTTGTAAATATACAGGGAGATGAACCCGGAATAGAAATAGAGCTAATTGAAGGTGTTATTCGTCAAAAATTAGAACACCGGGATTGGGAAATGAGCACTGCCGCCTGCCTGATGAAAGAAGACGAATATGGAGATCCAAATCGTGTAAAAGTAGTTTTTAGCCAAACAGGACAGGCTCTGTATTTTTCCCGCTCTTTAATCCCATCCAATCATAAAAGTAAAGTTCCGGTTTACAGACATCTGGGTCTTTATTGCTATGAAAAGGAAGCTCTTCTGCAATATTCTTCTCTTCCGGAAAGTAAACTGGAACAATCTGAATCCTTAGAACAGTTACGTGGCCTTGACCATGGGTATAGAATTGGAATTTTTGTAACGGATAATGCGGCTCTTTCGGTGGATAGTCCTGAAGATCTCAAACTGCTGATTTCTGATTTTAAACAAAAAGGCCTAATAAACTAG
- a CDS encoding WbuC family cupin fold metalloprotein, producing the protein MKNLSKVELISHHLISKTLDKAHLSQRKRMNHNFHELSENYQRFLNVLLKGTYVRPHRHSIPPKAETFLILKGEIAFLLFNEEGEIERQEMLSSGGPNYGIDIGPGIWHSLVCLSEEAICFEGKTGPYDPTVDKEFATWAPEEGSVEAEAYLFRLEEKVRYENTD; encoded by the coding sequence ATAAAAAACTTGAGTAAGGTCGAATTAATCTCCCATCACCTCATTTCTAAAACCCTGGATAAAGCACATCTTTCTCAAAGAAAGAGAATGAATCATAATTTTCATGAATTATCTGAGAATTACCAGAGGTTTTTAAATGTTCTCCTGAAAGGTACTTACGTGAGGCCTCACAGGCACAGTATCCCCCCTAAAGCAGAAACATTTTTAATTCTAAAGGGGGAAATTGCGTTTCTCTTATTTAATGAAGAGGGAGAAATTGAAAGGCAGGAAATGCTTTCTTCAGGGGGTCCGAATTATGGGATTGATATTGGGCCCGGAATCTGGCACTCTCTGGTCTGCCTTTCGGAAGAAGCCATTTGTTTTGAAGGAAAGACCGGGCCGTACGATCCAACTGTAGATAAAGAATTTGCCACCTGGGCCCCGGAGGAAGGAAGTGTTGAAGCAGAAGCTTATCTTTTCCGATTAGAAGAGAAGGTAAGATATGAAAATACTGATTAA
- a CDS encoding NUDIX hydrolase, which translates to MNETHGFFQITQKLFLRNQNSILILRDRKSGHGDLPGGRINEPEFFGDWLEGLKRELREELGENIQYDIEPQPIFFARHRVVEGKYPCLIVAYEGKFLGGDIQLSNEHDYMEWVDRETYNPEPLFKKHLLFAVSSYLQNPAFRGIL; encoded by the coding sequence ATGAATGAGACGCACGGCTTCTTCCAAATTACACAAAAACTTTTTTTAAGAAATCAAAACTCAATTCTCATCCTGCGAGATAGAAAATCCGGACATGGAGACCTTCCGGGGGGAAGAATCAATGAACCCGAGTTTTTTGGAGATTGGTTAGAAGGTCTGAAACGAGAGTTAAGAGAAGAATTGGGAGAAAATATTCAATATGATATTGAGCCACAGCCCATTTTTTTTGCGAGGCATCGGGTAGTAGAGGGAAAATACCCCTGTCTTATTGTGGCTTATGAAGGGAAGTTTTTGGGAGGAGATATACAGCTTTCCAATGAACATGATTATATGGAATGGGTAGATAGGGAGACCTATAATCCGGAACCCTTATTTAAGAAGCATTTATTATTTGCAGTAAGTTCTTATCTGCAAAATCCGGCTTTTAGGGGAATTTTATGA
- the fliD gene encoding flagellar filament capping protein FliD, giving the protein MPAFTLPGLSSGHNTNDIVRQLVDLESRPIKRWEKENNYSQVQIQAWKELKKLTTTYQQKTKALISFTAPFSSKKISSSEEGVISGEASRSAKAGNQKIEIMQLATRNKVAGKKISMETKLPGGAFTILSKDERVDINFEGGDIYELKEKINRHAKIVVDASVTRVDKDNLVISLHARQYGEDAKLKFLDPSGILQAAGLVGGNVPEPPPSSSMVSISSTEGTPFRSERFTGNKGEAGAPSSAEGGVSLKPGTAYIFPVPEFKPKKYSKLEFMILSGSESLPEYLGVGVRYKDGEEEKTRFENLVREGNKYVLQVANFARDKKITGFIFSNPGETDITYGIVNYVIPGEITGAAPATTIVPAQNAKFKVDGIEVTRDRNDDIRDAIEGVTLNILKTTKEPVEMKIDVDTSKGMMMVKEWVVSYNELLKFSKDITISNKSGSVDLKNNVDDNRVDISEDYWNIKNKSGLLAGDNAVLQLIAGLKTTVGASYPSSTEPRYKVLSDIGISTGELGSSWKNIQEGLLVINEEVLNVALSDNPDSVKELFASDNNSDNRHDDGVGIKTLTLLKPYTSFKSGIVSSKISLLEENMRENDKRIKDYQSHLVSYEKRLKMKFQYMEQGVGRHKATGTYLRNNYRHVFGDQK; this is encoded by the coding sequence ATGCCAGCATTTACATTACCCGGCCTGAGTTCAGGCCATAACACCAACGATATTGTTCGTCAGCTTGTAGACCTCGAATCCAGACCGATTAAAAGGTGGGAAAAAGAGAATAATTATAGCCAGGTTCAGATACAGGCCTGGAAGGAATTAAAAAAACTTACTACTACATACCAGCAAAAAACAAAAGCATTAATATCCTTTACAGCACCCTTTTCTTCAAAAAAGATTTCTTCTTCCGAAGAAGGCGTTATTTCCGGTGAAGCCAGTCGCTCGGCTAAAGCGGGAAATCAAAAAATTGAAATCATGCAATTAGCAACTCGTAATAAAGTAGCCGGTAAGAAAATAAGCATGGAAACAAAACTTCCGGGTGGTGCTTTTACGATTTTATCCAAGGATGAAAGAGTAGATATTAACTTTGAAGGTGGAGATATTTACGAGCTAAAAGAAAAAATAAATCGCCATGCAAAAATCGTTGTAGATGCTTCTGTTACGAGGGTAGACAAGGATAATCTGGTTATTTCTTTACACGCCAGACAATATGGGGAAGATGCTAAATTAAAATTTTTAGATCCTTCCGGAATTTTACAGGCAGCCGGTCTGGTTGGAGGAAATGTTCCGGAACCTCCACCGAGTTCGAGTATGGTAAGTATTTCTTCAACAGAAGGCACTCCATTTCGAAGTGAGCGTTTTACCGGGAATAAGGGAGAAGCAGGTGCTCCGAGTTCTGCAGAAGGAGGTGTCAGCCTAAAGCCGGGAACTGCCTATATTTTTCCTGTCCCGGAGTTTAAACCAAAAAAATACTCTAAATTAGAATTTATGATTCTTTCCGGTTCAGAGTCTCTCCCTGAATATCTTGGAGTGGGAGTCAGGTATAAGGATGGAGAAGAGGAGAAAACCAGATTCGAGAATTTGGTTCGGGAAGGTAATAAGTATGTATTACAGGTTGCTAATTTTGCCAGGGATAAAAAAATTACAGGTTTCATTTTTTCCAATCCCGGAGAAACAGATATTACTTATGGTATTGTGAACTATGTAATTCCGGGTGAGATAACAGGTGCTGCCCCGGCTACAACTATAGTCCCCGCACAGAATGCCAAATTTAAAGTAGATGGAATTGAAGTAACCCGTGACAGGAATGATGACATACGTGATGCTATTGAGGGAGTAACTTTAAATATCCTGAAGACAACGAAGGAACCTGTTGAGATGAAAATCGATGTGGATACCAGTAAGGGGATGATGATGGTTAAAGAGTGGGTGGTGTCGTATAATGAACTTCTAAAGTTCTCTAAAGACATAACTATCAGTAATAAATCCGGTTCGGTAGATTTGAAAAATAATGTGGATGATAACCGCGTGGATATTTCTGAGGACTACTGGAATATTAAAAATAAATCAGGTCTTCTGGCCGGAGACAATGCGGTTTTGCAATTAATTGCCGGTTTAAAAACAACCGTTGGTGCTTCTTACCCGTCTTCTACGGAGCCGAGGTATAAAGTATTATCTGACATTGGAATTTCTACCGGGGAGTTAGGAAGTAGTTGGAAAAATATACAGGAAGGTCTTCTGGTTATTAATGAGGAAGTGCTCAATGTAGCTTTAAGTGATAACCCGGATTCCGTAAAAGAACTTTTTGCTTCTGATAATAACTCTGATAACAGGCATGATGATGGAGTGGGAATTAAAACTCTTACCTTATTAAAGCCTTATACATCGTTTAAATCAGGAATTGTTTCCTCCAAGATTTCCCTTTTGGAAGAAAATATGAGAGAGAATGATAAGCGAATTAAGGATTATCAGTCTCACCTGGTTAGCTATGAAAAAAGATTGAAGATGAAGTTTCAATACATGGAACAGGGAGTAGGAAGGCATAAAGCTACAGGTACCTATCTACGTAATAACTATCGCCATGTATTCGGGGATCAGAAATAA
- a CDS encoding PD-(D/E)XK nuclease family transposase, producing the protein MKQKDMQKQNGLLPLYSDIVFKIFCIKKPHLLARLLDAVLGFKGSDRIESLQILNPEIPGDTRNDKLSILDIHAVNKRNEHFGVEMQGFPQDYFGKRVLYYWAKLYTQQIKKGATYVQLQPVYSVSFLNFNLLQIDNFHSTFQLLEKENPEIALTKDLEIHIIELPKFLKQVEELDTELENWLYFLGKAEHLQENEMKELQERNPVMEEAIEALKDISLDDKTRAYYEMRLKSERDFMAMRHYAYHEGLKKGVEQGIQEGKEEERLLAEKVIEKERKRAEHKSKLRTAINLKKEGAELKFISRITELPEAYLERFFMLRLRLTPSLSTSADEIPDRLCGK; encoded by the coding sequence ATGAAACAGAAAGATATGCAAAAACAGAACGGACTTTTACCTTTATATAGCGATATTGTATTTAAGATATTTTGCATAAAGAAACCCCATCTCTTAGCGAGACTTTTAGATGCCGTACTCGGATTCAAAGGAAGCGATAGAATCGAAAGTCTGCAAATACTCAATCCGGAAATACCCGGTGATACCCGAAATGATAAATTATCCATTCTGGATATACATGCTGTAAATAAGCGAAATGAGCATTTTGGCGTAGAAATGCAGGGCTTCCCCCAGGATTACTTCGGAAAAAGGGTTCTGTATTACTGGGCTAAGCTCTACACACAGCAGATAAAAAAAGGAGCTACATACGTTCAGTTGCAACCTGTGTATTCTGTTTCTTTTCTCAATTTTAACCTGCTACAAATAGACAATTTTCATTCGACCTTTCAACTATTAGAAAAAGAGAATCCGGAAATAGCCTTGACGAAAGATCTGGAAATTCATATAATAGAATTACCCAAATTTCTAAAACAGGTAGAGGAACTGGATACCGAGCTGGAAAACTGGTTGTATTTCCTTGGAAAAGCCGAGCATTTGCAGGAAAATGAAATGAAAGAGTTGCAAGAAAGAAACCCGGTCATGGAAGAAGCGATAGAAGCTTTGAAAGATATATCCCTCGACGATAAGACCAGGGCTTATTACGAGATGCGCTTGAAATCCGAAAGGGATTTTATGGCGATGAGGCATTATGCCTACCATGAAGGACTTAAAAAAGGAGTGGAACAGGGAATTCAGGAAGGAAAGGAAGAGGAACGCCTTCTGGCAGAGAAAGTAATTGAGAAAGAGAGAAAAAGAGCTGAGCATAAAAGTAAACTCAGGACTGCGATCAATTTGAAGAAAGAAGGAGCTGAGCTGAAATTCATTTCTCGTATTACAGAGCTCCCGGAAGCCTATCTGGAGAGATTTTTTATGCTTCGACTCAGGCTTACGCCTTCGCTCAGCACAAGCGCTGATGAGATCCCTGACAGACTGTGTGGAAAGTAA
- a CDS encoding STAS domain-containing protein: protein MEIIQRENKSIPVIDIVGEVDLYNAKDIKDVLDGMIRDGKYQIILNLAKVPFMDSSGIGTLVTVMYKLKKYQGGLKVVNTVGSVAKVFKMTGMDAHLEIFDSEEEAINSFD from the coding sequence ATGGAAATTATACAAAGAGAAAATAAATCTATCCCGGTTATTGATATTGTTGGCGAGGTGGATCTCTATAATGCCAAAGATATCAAAGACGTGCTTGATGGAATGATACGAGATGGTAAGTATCAAATAATTTTGAATCTTGCAAAAGTGCCTTTTATGGATTCATCTGGCATAGGTACCCTGGTTACGGTGATGTATAAACTTAAAAAATACCAGGGAGGACTGAAAGTCGTGAATACAGTAGGTTCTGTTGCAAAAGTCTTTAAGATGACCGGAATGGATGCTCACCTGGAAATTTTTGATTCAGAAGAAGAGGCAATTAATTCCTTCGATTGA
- the dnaA gene encoding chromosomal replication initiator protein DnaA encodes MNHESWNNILIEVSKKIPAVYYEPFITPLDLVHYDEKKIVLKAPSMAIKKHVEKRYQKYIEEAAFSLFGLKPDIEINTDIDRPVEEFSKQGFQDENFDFNPDYSFNNFVKGKANELAFTALLAALDKPGSINPIFIHGGVASGKTHLLHALGSAYKMKYPNLSVKYISISTFLQEFVSNVQNRNSIEAFRNKYKSYDLLLVDDMQYLNSGAEKTQEEFFNIFNYLYDRRKQIVIASDRYCSELPLNDKLKSRLETGFQAKLEEIDIDTKLSLLKQKASGLDLHLDESSYQFIANNFQTDTRRLIGCLNDLYLYKNTYRLLIISPEQVKEILKNRMQSSSNLEPLNEKIITVVSSHFSIEKRDILSKSRKAEFILPRHLCMYLLFNFANLNKTLIGRMFQTKHTTVINAVNKMKIRLKEEPAFERKIELLQKEIREK; translated from the coding sequence ATGAACCACGAATCATGGAACAACATTCTTATTGAAGTTTCAAAAAAAATCCCGGCGGTGTACTACGAACCTTTTATAACTCCGCTGGATCTGGTTCATTATGATGAAAAAAAAATAGTTTTAAAAGCGCCTTCTATGGCGATAAAAAAACACGTTGAAAAACGATACCAAAAGTACATAGAAGAGGCCGCGTTTTCTCTCTTTGGTTTAAAACCGGATATAGAAATAAACACGGATATAGATAGGCCTGTAGAGGAGTTTTCCAAACAGGGTTTTCAGGACGAAAATTTTGATTTCAATCCTGATTATAGTTTTAATAATTTTGTTAAAGGTAAAGCAAACGAATTGGCCTTTACAGCCTTACTTGCTGCCCTTGACAAACCCGGTAGCATTAACCCTATTTTTATTCACGGGGGAGTCGCAAGCGGTAAGACACATCTTTTACACGCTTTAGGCTCTGCCTATAAAATGAAATATCCAAACCTTTCTGTAAAATACATCTCGATATCCACATTTTTACAGGAGTTTGTTAGCAATGTTCAGAATCGAAATTCAATAGAAGCCTTTCGGAACAAATACAAATCTTACGATCTCCTACTCGTGGATGATATGCAGTATTTAAATAGCGGAGCTGAGAAAACTCAGGAAGAATTTTTTAACATTTTCAATTACCTGTATGATAGAAGAAAACAAATTGTTATTGCTTCTGATAGGTATTGTTCCGAACTTCCCCTCAATGATAAATTAAAATCGAGGTTGGAAACCGGATTTCAGGCAAAGCTGGAGGAAATTGATATAGACACCAAATTATCATTACTCAAGCAGAAAGCATCCGGTTTAGATTTGCATCTGGACGAAAGTTCTTATCAGTTTATAGCCAATAACTTCCAGACAGATACCAGGCGGCTTATCGGTTGTTTAAATGATTTGTATCTATATAAGAATACCTATCGTCTTTTAATTATAAGCCCGGAGCAGGTGAAAGAAATTCTTAAAAATCGAATGCAGTCTTCTTCTAACCTGGAACCTCTTAATGAAAAAATTATAACTGTCGTATCCTCTCATTTTTCTATTGAAAAACGAGATATTTTAAGTAAAAGTCGTAAAGCTGAATTTATCCTTCCAAGACATCTTTGTATGTATTTATTGTTCAACTTCGCAAACTTAAATAAAACCCTTATCGGTAGAATGTTTCAAACAAAGCATACCACAGTAATTAACGCGGTAAATAAAATGAAAATCCGCTTAAAAGAAGAGCCTGCTTTTGAGAGAAAAATAGAACTTCTACAAAAAGAGATCCGAGAAAAATAA
- the motB gene encoding flagellar motor protein MotB, whose translation MARKKQSCPPCMQKVPEYMLTYGDMVTLLLTFFIMLFTTGKTNQKDMQIILSVFKSSTGFFEGGQTLSKGSLEELGMNIESLPSQTTGRTLSKATRQATEVFKPEIQEGKVRIQENERGLIISLVGADYFNPGSAILLPPIKETLRKASGLLKGMDQYIRVEGHCDEDAVLPSQAPGREERQYINNWDLAGARSINTTTYLINVGRLDKNLFQAVSFGSARPLVVEKEGSPESRAYNRRIDIVILTQKRAIRKTNESNYKLPESKLPNSETGF comes from the coding sequence ATGGCCAGAAAAAAACAGAGCTGCCCCCCTTGCATGCAGAAGGTTCCGGAGTATATGCTTACCTATGGAGACATGGTAACACTGCTCTTAACCTTCTTTATCATGCTCTTTACAACAGGAAAGACCAATCAGAAGGATATGCAGATTATACTTTCTGTTTTTAAGTCCTCAACCGGCTTTTTTGAAGGCGGGCAAACTTTAAGTAAAGGAAGTCTGGAAGAACTCGGGATGAACATCGAATCGCTCCCTTCCCAGACAACCGGTAGAACTTTATCTAAAGCAACGAGACAGGCTACTGAAGTATTTAAACCTGAAATACAGGAAGGGAAAGTTCGGATTCAAGAGAATGAACGGGGACTTATTATATCGCTCGTTGGAGCTGATTATTTTAATCCGGGTTCAGCGATTCTTTTACCTCCGATAAAAGAAACCTTAAGAAAAGCCTCAGGTTTACTAAAAGGTATGGATCAGTATATCCGTGTAGAAGGCCATTGTGATGAAGATGCAGTTCTTCCCTCACAGGCTCCCGGTAGAGAAGAAAGGCAATATATAAATAACTGGGATCTGGCCGGAGCTCGTTCGATTAATACAACTACTTACCTGATTAATGTGGGTCGTCTGGATAAGAACCTCTTTCAAGCAGTCAGCTTTGGTTCAGCCAGGCCACTGGTCGTGGAAAAAGAAGGAAGTCCTGAGTCCAGGGCCTACAATAGAAGAATTGATATTGTTATATTAACCCAAAAAAGAGCTATACGAAAAACGAACGAAAGCAATTATAAACTTCCGGAATCCAAATTACCAAACTCGGAAACCGGGTTTTAA
- a CDS encoding flagellar basal body-associated FliL family protein has protein sequence MGEAELEEEGSQPIAEPKKKSPILQWLIYIALGILGILIVTVISVFVAQKTATSVYKQQKNIALVKAPPPLEVFNFPDEFRINTADVGEVHFIKLKLAFGYEEGQLTLGNELVKRSPQMQNIINLIISRKTKEDLKTTVQQLDLREEIKAHINHILSEGKIKEVYFKEFIVN, from the coding sequence ATGGGTGAAGCAGAATTAGAAGAAGAAGGTAGTCAGCCGATAGCGGAACCAAAGAAAAAATCACCTATTCTACAATGGTTGATTTATATTGCACTGGGTATACTGGGTATATTAATTGTTACAGTGATTTCTGTTTTTGTGGCTCAGAAAACGGCTACCAGTGTTTATAAACAACAAAAGAATATTGCACTTGTAAAAGCACCCCCTCCTCTGGAAGTATTTAATTTTCCTGATGAATTCAGGATTAATACTGCCGATGTGGGTGAAGTTCACTTCATTAAACTGAAATTAGCTTTTGGGTATGAAGAAGGTCAACTAACACTGGGAAATGAGTTAGTAAAGCGTTCTCCCCAGATGCAAAATATTATTAACCTTATCATTTCGAGAAAAACAAAAGAAGATTTGAAAACAACGGTTCAACAGTTAGATCTCAGGGAAGAAATTAAGGCTCACATAAACCATATTCTATCTGAGGGCAAAATAAAAGAAGTTTATTTCAAAGAATTTATTGTTAACTGA
- a CDS encoding flagellar FlbD family protein, with amino-acid sequence MILLHRLNKTEMYLNANHIESIESTPDTTLTLSNDKKLIVRESAQEVLDKIIEYQKKVFHLPSIINKEETEL; translated from the coding sequence GTGATACTTCTGCACAGATTAAATAAAACTGAAATGTATTTAAACGCAAATCATATAGAATCTATAGAAAGTACGCCGGATACAACTCTGACTTTAAGTAATGATAAAAAGTTGATCGTAAGAGAAAGTGCTCAGGAAGTTCTGGATAAAATTATTGAATACCAGAAAAAGGTATTTCATCTACCTTCTATTATAAATAAAGAGGAGACCGAACTGTAA
- a CDS encoding glycosyltransferase, with protein sequence MKVAVVHDWLTGMRGGELVLDSILKIYPEAEIFTLIYNKGKLNERIENRTIHTAFTDRLPFKSKKYRSYLPLFPTAIESLDLRGFDLVISSSHCVAKGIIPETGSIHISYIHSPMRYIWDLFYDYFPRKKGLKAFIIQFISNYLRTWDIASSQRVDLFVSNSSFISERIRRFYNRKSVVVFPPCLPGGFSAEQATKSDYYLVVSAFAPYKRIDLAIEAFKKSGKKLIIIGSGQDEKKLRKNSSSNITFLSHLPREKVLEYYKNAKAFIFPGVEDFGIAPVEAQAYCTPVIAYGKGGALETVIDGKTGVFFYEQNPEAINKAIEKSDGISYKKEDFQKSIDRFTEEKFINDFKFQVDRLLRGKKFRESKSDTSAQIK encoded by the coding sequence ATGAAGGTCGCAGTCGTACATGATTGGTTAACCGGAATGCGAGGAGGAGAGCTAGTTCTTGACTCTATTTTAAAAATTTATCCGGAAGCTGAAATTTTTACCCTGATTTACAACAAAGGGAAATTAAATGAAAGGATTGAAAATCGTACGATTCATACTGCTTTTACAGATAGACTTCCTTTTAAGTCAAAAAAATATAGATCCTATCTTCCTTTATTTCCAACGGCAATAGAAAGTCTGGATCTAAGGGGCTTTGATCTTGTCATTTCCTCCTCTCATTGTGTAGCCAAAGGAATTATCCCGGAAACCGGTTCAATTCATATTTCCTATATCCACAGTCCAATGCGATATATCTGGGATCTATTTTATGACTACTTCCCCCGCAAAAAGGGCTTAAAAGCTTTCATAATTCAATTTATTTCTAATTATCTCAGAACCTGGGATATAGCCTCTTCTCAGAGAGTAGATCTGTTTGTAAGCAATTCAAGCTTTATCTCCGAAAGAATTCGTCGTTTTTATAACCGGAAATCTGTAGTTGTATTTCCTCCCTGTCTGCCGGGAGGATTCAGTGCAGAACAGGCGACTAAATCAGATTATTACCTTGTGGTTTCTGCCTTTGCTCCTTATAAGCGAATTGATCTGGCAATAGAAGCTTTTAAAAAAAGTGGTAAAAAGCTGATCATCATCGGAAGTGGACAGGATGAAAAAAAGTTAAGAAAAAACTCATCATCTAATATAACTTTTTTATCTCATTTACCGAGAGAGAAAGTATTGGAGTACTATAAAAATGCTAAGGCATTTATTTTTCCGGGTGTAGAAGATTTTGGAATTGCACCCGTAGAGGCCCAGGCTTATTGTACACCGGTTATTGCTTATGGAAAAGGCGGTGCTCTTGAAACCGTTATAGATGGAAAGACAGGGGTATTTTTTTATGAGCAGAATCCGGAAGCAATAAATAAAGCAATTGAAAAATCAGATGGTATTTCCTATAAAAAGGAAGACTTCCAAAAGAGTATCGACCGCTTTACGGAAGAAAAATTCATAAACGATTTTAAATTTCAGGTCGATAGACTGTTAAGAGGGAAAAAGTTCCGGGAAAGTAAGAGTGATACTTCTGCACAGATTAAATAA